CTGATCGGCCTTTCAAAGTAGGAATCAGAATTGCCTCTGAGGAAGAACCAAAATTTCCATTTTATACCAGCCGCTTAGGAATTGGATATAAAGACATCGTAAGCTTTTACGAAGAAGAAATTCAACCCAATGAAAAATTTGAGTTGAAAATGTTGCACTTCTTCATCAATACAGGCATCAATGATTCAGCGTATTATTGGAATGAGCTTTCAAAGTGTCTTCGTGTATATTGCAATTTGAAAAAGGTTTGCCCAACCGTTGATTGTCTAAATATTGGCGGAGGATTTCCAATCAAAAATTCGCTGGCTTTTGATTTTGATTATCGGTACATGGTCACTGAAATTGTGGCACAAATTAAAGCAGCTTGTAAAGAAAATGGTGTACGTGAACCAAATATTTTTACTGAGTTCGGTTCATTCACCGTGGGTGAAAGTGGCGGAATTATTTATGAAGTCCTGTATCAGAAAAAACAGAATGACAGAGAGCGTTGGAACATGATCAACTCTTCTTTTATTACCACCTTACCTGATTCATGGGCAATCAATCGCAGATTTATTATGTTGCCGGTTAATCGCTGGAATGAAAGGTATGAGCGCGTGATGTTAGGCGGGCTCACATGTGATAGTGATGACTATTATAACTCAGAACAGCATGTGAATGCTATTTATTTGCCTGTTTTTAATTCTAAAAAACCGTTGTACCTGGGCTTTTTTAATATCGGCGCTTACCAGGAAAGTATTGGCGGTTTTGGTGGTATACACCACTGTTTAATTCCGCAGCCAAAACATATTATCATAGATGATGAAGAAAATGTAGCTGTTTTTTCTGAAGAACAAACGGCCAATGATATGCTAAATATTTTGGGCTATTTTGAGAAAGAAAAAAATGCATTGCAATACGGTAAAAAGGCGCCTAAGCCAGTTCGCGAAATTCCGGAGGAGCCTGAGTTACCTAAAAAGAAAGTAAAACGCCCGATAAGAAAAAAAACAGAAGAAGATCACGAAGGGCTCGATCAATAACAATGACTAATTGAAACAACATGAAAGGACCAATTTCACAATTTATTGAAAAACATTATCTGCACTTCAATGCTGCGGCTTTAGTAGATGCTGCTAAAGGTTATGAAGCGCATTTACTGGATAACGGTAAAATGATGATCACGCTGGCAGGCGCCATGAGTACAGCTGAATTAGGGAAATCTTTGGCTGAAATGATCAGACAAGACAAAGTACATATTATCTCATGTACCGGTGCAAATCTTGAAGAAGATATCATGAATTTGGTTGCACACAATTCATATAAACGCGTACCTAATTAC
This genomic stretch from Crocinitomicaceae bacterium harbors:
- a CDS encoding arginine decarboxylase, with the translated sequence MQTKYKDLIEQTFDFPQAEFTLEKDNLQFHGIDLMKLIKQHGTPLRFTYLPQIGNNIRRAKRWFARAFENSKYRGKYYYCYCTKSSHFAHVINEVMEHDVHIETSSAFDINIVRRLVDFGKIDKESFIICNGFKRGSYIQNIADLINDGYKNTIPIIDNYEELGLLNKLTDRPFKVGIRIASEEEPKFPFYTSRLGIGYKDIVSFYEEEIQPNEKFELKMLHFFINTGINDSAYYWNELSKCLRVYCNLKKVCPTVDCLNIGGGFPIKNSLAFDFDYRYMVTEIVAQIKAACKENGVREPNIFTEFGSFTVGESGGIIYEVLYQKKQNDRERWNMINSSFITTLPDSWAINRRFIMLPVNRWNERYERVMLGGLTCDSDDYYNSEQHVNAIYLPVFNSKKPLYLGFFNIGAYQESIGGFGGIHHCLIPQPKHIIIDDEENVAVFSEEQTANDMLNILGYFEKEKNALQYGKKAPKPVREIPEEPELPKKKVKRPIRKKTEEDHEGLDQ